CCCCCGGGAGCTGGGCCAGTGTGGGCAGGTGCACGACCTGAGCGATGGCGCCCGTGCCCAACACGCCCACGCGGAACTTCTCGTGCACGATCATGGCTGCTCCCCCCGCGCCTCGCGGGCCGGCAGAGAGCCGCCGCCGCCGGCACGCGCCCGCCGCGCTCGAGCGGCGGCAGCGCCGACCGCGGCCGGCTGCCCGGCCGGCAGCATGAGCGCGCCCCCGATCCTGAGGGCGCCGTACTGGATATCATTCAGCAGTGTGTAGCGCGCCTCCGCGTACAGGCGGAAGCGGTCCAGCGGCTGGTACTCCACGCCCGCCATGGCCGCAACGCCCGCCGTGATCGAGTCCAGCAGGTCCTCGACGAAGGTGTCGTCAATCGCCCGACCCCGGCCGTTCAAAGCGTGGACGCCGGCACCCGCTCCGATGTAGGTGAACACGCCTAGTGCTGTTGTCCAGACAAAGTGGCCGTCCAATGCCAGCGAGAGGTCGCTCCAGTCTACCGAGCCCAGCTCTTCGGCCCTGATGGTCACGTTCCGCTGCTCGAGGGCAGGCAGCCGGTTGAGCTGCTCGGCGAGGCGCACCACCTCTTCTCCCTTGAGCGTCGAGCTCCAGTAGCTGATGGACGGCGCAATCCGAACCCCCGGCCCGAGGTAGCCCAGGTCCAGACGCAGGCTGTAGGCCGGTGTGGTCTCCACCTTGTTGGGCCAGAGGAAGGCGTAGTCGAAACCAAGGCCCCGGAAGGACAGATTCTCGTAGTCGTAGTCTTCCAGCCCCTGGGCGCCGAGCGCCGCGGGCAGCAGCCCTATCAGGCAGAGCGCGGCAAGCCAGCAACGATTCATGGGAGTAACCGGTTCGGGGTTTGTCCGCGGCATCGCATGGTTCTGGAGATTCTACTGATAGAGTCGAACCAGCTTGGCGTCCCGGTAATACGCCGACAGGATCTCGCGGTAGTGCTGACCCGCGCGCGCCCGCCCGATGGCGCCGACCTGGCACATTCCCACGCCGTGCCCCCAGCCGCCGCCCTTCGCTTCCACTACGCTGTCGCCGCCGCTCAGATCACCTTCCAGCGAAAAGAGCGTGCTGTTCAGCAGCCTCGCCGAGTCGGGGCGCAGCAGCCACCGGATCGAGTCCCCGCGGATCACGTACTTCTGCCCTCCCGCTACGATCTCGAGAACCGCCGCCCGCCCGGATTTCGTCCGGCCCGACAGCGTCAGCGACGTGACCGATTTCGCACCGTCCGGCGTCGCACCCGCGTGCGTCACCAGCGTGCGTGCCAGGATCGCGTGCAACTGGGCCGGGCTCCAGCGTACGGACCAGCGGAAGCGGCTGGAAGTGTCGCAATAGTAACGGTCCGTACCGGGCACCGCGTCGGAAACCGACTCCAGGTAGGGCACGGGCGTGCGCGGCCAGACCTCCTCGACTGCCGCCGTCCGGCCGCCGCACGTCGAGTGGTAGAAGGCGAGGATCGGCCGGCCGTCGTGCACCAGCACCTCGCCCCGCGTCTCCCGGACCGCCCGGCTCGCCGCACTGTCCTCGCGCGCCACGCCGCCATACACCTGGTCTTCGACCGTGGCGAAGAAGTCGAAGCCCAGAGCCTCCCGCCGGCCCAGGTGCCCAATAGCGTACGTGCGGGCCGCGACCGTCTGCGCTCTTACCGCCTCGGGCGCACCCGTCGGGATCTCGGCCGGGACCACGCCCAGCAGGTAGTCTTCCAGCTCGACGACGTTGGCCGCGGTGACGCGTCCCGGCCCCACCGCACGTACCAGCACCGCGCCGCGGTACGCCCGCCCGCCGAGCGTGAGCAATGCCCCCTCCCCTGGGCGCATGAGCAGGGGACCCTCGAGCGGCCCGCTCTCCGCTCCGTCCGCGTGCCGCCAGTACAGGCTGCCGTCCGGTCCCGCCCGGAAAGTCAGCCGCTCCCGGGACCCCAGGCGGCGCAGCGTCTCGCCTGCCGCCGAGACCACCTGCCATTCCCCATCGGAGCCTGCTTCGACGCCGGCCGCCTCCACCGCAACCCCCACGCGCACGGTGGGCTCCGCGGCCGGCAGGGCGCCCGGCGCCGGCGCGAGCGCCGGTCCGCGGCACGCT
This genomic stretch from Gemmatimonadota bacterium harbors:
- a CDS encoding SpoIID/LytB domain-containing protein, with the translated sequence MRARGASLACAMVTVLAACRGPALAPAPGALPAAEPTVRVGVAVEAAGVEAGSDGEWQVVSAAGETLRRLGSRERLTFRAGPDGSLYWRHADGAESGPLEGPLLMRPGEGALLTLGGRAYRGAVLVRAVGPGRVTAANVVELEDYLLGVVPAEIPTGAPEAVRAQTVAARTYAIGHLGRREALGFDFFATVEDQVYGGVAREDSAASRAVRETRGEVLVHDGRPILAFYHSTCGGRTAAVEEVWPRTPVPYLESVSDAVPGTDRYYCDTSSRFRWSVRWSPAQLHAILARTLVTHAGATPDGAKSVTSLTLSGRTKSGRAAVLEIVAGGQKYVIRGDSIRWLLRPDSARLLNSTLFSLEGDLSGGDSVVEAKGGGWGHGVGMCQVGAIGRARAGQHYREILSAYYRDAKLVRLYQ